In Salvelinus namaycush isolate Seneca chromosome 37, SaNama_1.0, whole genome shotgun sequence, the following are encoded in one genomic region:
- the LOC120030938 gene encoding uncharacterized protein LOC120030938, whose translation MTPTTNLQVFAVSLLSLLAAPLTTAEDSSPSPTPSPLRTDPRPRQGGSTDPPQSAPSPPLLLLTIHANRPSALRGRPKAPEKLPESPGVLETPPRPLAQIMFPKNVTSAAAGALAPPLRAAQVAPPPHRLVDVDVCHGYYDVMGQLDNTFNCSKDSFIYCCGSCHYRFCCPDPTRRLEQSSCTNYDSPDWAKTQPPNAILLDDDEPELDPLQPLSHNTGFVIGGVIVFMVAVAVGIKIMFNKVSQQANNGEINMPRALVDMLRHQSSPVQQDERNNSVALCGSGEGQGTLGRPPKNLYASGLPSKDNRLGNIQHNFIHSGTSPNHTATIEHAPRMNNAQLAAGGTLLSSKHNNTKGQPSFHHSLHNLAQLPPSYENATKPELNRYSSLKRLEKSGLDEYSSGYCTTKRRPHTAQPALQSSSHHIPCGGDYNTMGGRGTLPRHAPRPWIQPTGLPPVSPTVNPYPLDPTEQHYNPNYDTLSKPARKVMSQDQLLNMGDVPGNTGTLSRMSKNQQHQYYKAMAAATKNSNTQTLTRKPQDRPQERPQSNTQTLTRKPQDRPQERPQSNTQTLTRKPKERSQERPQSNNQTLTRKPKDWAQERPQDRLLMSPDHLEESMGRGIGGMGVGVQDPYAHGGGGGMVPTLPRGGLTPQQKAQSQQNVCATPSLDRHHMIKMNSHPTSGREQERSQGMTGHMSGGMGGGMGGWGGSEMPGAGVVMGTGTLGGHSAKRMAFAAKRQNTIEQLHFIPGGGDGGASRGGGSGGGGGGSQGIRTGSKNEVTV comes from the exons ATGACGCCCACCACCAATCTCCAAGTCTTCgccgtctccctcctctctctccttgctgCCCCACTTACCACAGCTGAGGACAGctccccctctcccactccctctcccctACGCACCGACCCCAGGCCTCGCCAGGGGGGCTCCACCGACCCCCCTCAGTCCGCCCCcagcccccctctcctcctcctgaccATCCATGCCAACCGCCCCTCTGCCCTCCGGGGCAGGCCCAAAGCTCCAGAGAAACTTCCAGAATCCCCTGGGGTTCTGGAGACCCCTCCCCGACCCCTGGCCCAGATCATGTTCCCCAAGAACGTGACGTCTGCGGCAGCGGGAGCCCTGGCTCCTCCGTTGCGCGCGGCCCAGGTGGCTCCTCCTCCCCACAGACTGGTGGACGTGGACGTGTGCCATGGTTACTATGACGTCATGGGCCAGTTGGACAACACCTTCAACTGCTCCAAGGACAGCTTCATCTACTGCTGTGGCAGCTGCCACTACCGCTTCTGCTGCCCCGACCCCACCCGTCGTTTGGAGCAGAGCAGCTGTACCAACTACGACTCCCCGGATTGGGCCAAGACCCAGCCACCAAACGCCATACTCCTGGATGATGATGAGCCGGAACTGGACCCTCTGCAGCCTCTGAGCCACAACACAGGCTTTGTGATTGGAGGTGTCATTGTTTTTATGGTAGCGGTTGCCGTGGGGATTAAGATAATGTTCAACAAGGTGTCGCAGCAGGCCAACAACGGAGAGATCAACATGCCCAG AGCGCTAGTGGACATGTTGCGTCACCAGTCCAGTCCAGTGCAGCAGGATGAGAGGAACAACAGCGTGGCTCTGTGTGGTTCAGGGGAGGGACAGGGTACGCTGGGCAGACCTCCCAAAAACCTCTACGCCTCTGGCCTGCCCAGCAAGGACAACAGAC TGGGGAATATTCAACACAATTTTATCCATTCAGGAACCAGTCCCAATCACACTGCTACTATCG AACACGCCCCCCGTATGAACAACGCCCAGCTGGCGGCAGGAGGCACTCTTCTGTCCAGCAAACACAACAATACTAAAGGACAGCCCTCCTTCCACCACTCCCTCCACAACCTGGCACAGCTCCCCCCATCCTATGAGAACGCCACCAAGCCAGAGCTCAACAGATACTCCTCGCTCAAACGCCTGG AAAAGAGTGGTCTTGATGAATATTCATCGGGCTACTGCACCACCAAGAGGCGTCCCCACACGGCCCAGCCCgctctccagtcctccagtcacCACATCCCCTGTGGCGGAGATTACAACACCATGGGTGGGAGGGGCACCCTCCCCCGCCATGCCCCCCGACCCTGGATCCAACCCACCGGCCTACCCCCCGTCTCCCCCACGGTCAACCCCTACCCCTTGGACCCAACCGAGCAGCACTACAACCCCAACTACGACACCCTGTCCAAGCCTGCCAGGAAGGTCATGTCGCAGGACCAGCTGCTCAACATGGGGGACGTCCCCGGGAACACTGGGACCCTCTCCAGGATGTCCAAGAACCAGCAGCACCAGTACTACAAAGCCATGGCTGCTGCTACTAAGAACTCCAACACCCAGACCCTGACAAGGAAGCCCCAGGATCGACCCCAGGAGCGGCCTCAGTCCAACACCCAGACCCTGACAAGGAAGCCCCAGGATCGACCCCAGGAGAGGCCTCAGTCCAACACCCAGACCCTGACACGGAAGCCCAAGGAACGATCCCAGGAGCGGCCTCAGTCCAACAACCAGACCCTGACGAGGAAGCCCAAGGATTGGGCCCAGGAGCGTCCCCAGGATCGCCTACTCATGTCCCCAGATCACCTGGAGGAGAGCATGGGTAGAGGGATCGGAGGGATGGGAGTGGGTGTACAGGATCCATACGCCCATGGAGGCGGGGGAGGCATGGTCCCCACTCTCCCCCGGGGTGGTCTCACCCCTCAGCAGAAAGCCCAGTCCCAGCAGAATGTATGTGCCACGCCCTCCCTGGACCGCCACCACATGATCAAGATGAACTCTCACCCCACCTcagggagggagcaggagagaagCCAGGGCATGACGGGGCATATGAGCGGAGGCATGGGGGGAGGCATGGGGGGCTGGGGTGGTAGCGAGATGCCCGGGGCGGGGGTTGTCATGGGAACAGGGACGCTAGGGGGCCACAGCGCCAAGAGGATGGCTTTCGCTGCCAAGAGGCAGAACACTATCGAGCAGTTACACTTTATACCAGGAGGGGGCGACGGAGGAGcaagtagaggaggaggaagtggaggaggagggggaggcagTCAGGGCATCAGGACAGGCAGTAAGAATGAGGTGACAGTGTGA